In Pseudomonas sp. HR96, the DNA window CTTTAGCCCACCGCCGGTCAGGAAGCCGCCATGGACATCAAGCAACTGAAATTCCTCATCGCCCTGGACGAGACTCGCCACTTCGGCCAGGCGGCGGCGCGCTGCAACATCACCCAGCCGACCCTGTCGATGCGCCTGCGCAACCTGGAGGAGGAATTGCAGCTGCCGCTGGTCAACCGTGGCCAGCGCTTCGAGGGCTTCACTGCGCCCGGCGAGCGCGTGCTGGCCTGGGCGCGCACGGTGCTGGCGGCCTACGACGGCCTGCAGGCTGAAGCGGCGGCGTGCCGCGGTAACCTGGTCGGCACCCTGCGCCTGGGCGTGGTACCGCTGTCGAGCTTCGACCCGCTGCCGCTGCTGCGCAAGTTGCATGAACTGCACCCCAACCTGACGTTCGAGCTGAGCTCCTTGAGCTCCGAGCAGATTCTCGAGCAACTGGCGAGCAACCGTATCGACCTGGGCGTGTCCTTTCTCGACCGCCTCGACGCCGAGCGCTTCGACACCCTGGCCCTGGAGGACACGCGCATGGGCCTGCTGTTCGACCAGCGCTTCTTCGAATTCGGCGAGCAACCGCTGAGCTGGCCGGCGCTGGTCGAGCTGCCACTGGCGATGCTCACCGTGGGCATGCACTTTCGCCAGTCCATCGACCACAACTTTCACAGCCGCGGCCTGCATCCCAGACCACTGCTGCAAACCGATGCGGTGCACCAGTTGCTGCAGGCGGTGCATGGCGGCCTGTGCTGCGCCATCATGCCGTTGGACGGCAATCATGCAGCCATCACTGAGCACCTGCGCCTGCAACCCATCGAACAGGCCCATACCTTGGCGCCGCTGGGTCTGATCATGCGCCGACAGGCGCCACGATCGGCACTTGCCGAGGCGTGCTTTGCCCTGCAACAGCAGTGGCAGACGCCTTGATCGACGCCATCTATCAGCGTATCGGAACAAGCGATTAGACGTGGCTGGCGCGCCGGCCTAGGCTTAAGGCTCGAGTAACTGCCGGTATTGCGTGATGAACGCCAAGCTCATGCACCAGACCCCGGCAGGAGCAGTGCCCGCTCCAGCGCCCACCGCGCCTGCCGCCAGCCAGACGTATAGCTACAGCCATCTTGCCGACAACCTTACGGACAGCACCGCGCTGGCCGAAGAAGTGGCGTTGGCGATCGCCTACAACGGCATCAGCCAGGCGGTGATGCTGGTCAGCCCCACCGACCTTGAAGATTTCATCGTCGGCTTCAGCATCGCCAGCGGCATCATCGCCAGCGTCGACGAGATCTACGACATCAAGCTCAGCGGCTGCGGTTCGGCGCAACAGGCCGAGGTCGAGATCGCCAGCCGCGCCTTCTGGAACCTCAAGGATCAGCGCCGGCAGATGGCCGGCACCAGCGGTTGCGGCCTGTGCGGCGTCGAGGCGGTGGAGCAGGCATTGCCCGAGCTGGCCGCCCTGCAACCGGCGCCGCTGCCGCCGATTCGCTGGCTGCAGGGCTTGCGCCAGCGCATCGGCGACTTTCAGCCGCTGGGTCGGCACTGCGGTGCGGTGCACGCCGCGCTGTTCATGAACGACCAGGGCGAGCTGCTGCTGGGCCGCGAAGACATCGGCCGGCACAACGCCCTCGACAAACTGATCGGCGCGCTGATCCGCCAGGACATCGCCACCGCCGGCGGCCTGGCCGTGGTCACCAGCCGCTGCAGCCTGGAGCTGATCCAGAAGGTCCTGCGCGCTGGCATCCATACCCTGGTCAGCCTTTCGGCCCCCACCGGCCTGGCCCTGCAATGGGCGCGCCGGCACAACCTCAACCTCATTCATCTGCCGCAACACAGCGAGCCGCGGGTGTATAGCCCTGCGATGGAGAACCAAGCGTGAGCAACCATAATCAAGCCGACAAGACCCCGACGCCACGCTACAAGCCCTACAAAGGCGCCGCCGGTGGCTGGGGCGCGCTGATCAGCGTGACCCAGGCGTGGCTGACCAGCGACAACGCGCTGAAGAACATCCGCACCATGCTCAAGACCAACCAGAATGGCGGCTTCGACTGCCCGGGCTGCGCCTGGGGCGACTCGCCTGAAAGCGGCATGGTCAAATTCTGCGAAAACGGCGCCAAGGCGGTCAACTGGGAAGCCACCAAGCGCCGGGTTGATGCCGCTTTCTTCGCCAAGCACAGCGTCACCGCGCTGCTGGAGCAGAGCGACTACTGGCTGGAGTATCAGGGCCGCCTGACCGAACCGATGGTCTACGACGCCGTCAGCGACCGCTACCAGCCGATCAGCTGGGACAACGCCTTCAAGCTGATCGCCCGCCACCTGACCAGCCTGACCACTCCCGACCAGGCCGAGTTCTACACCTCGGGCCGCGCCAGCAACGAAGCAGCCTATCTGTACCAGCTGTTCGTGCGCGCCTACGGCACCAACAACTTTCCCGACTGCTCGAACATGTGCCACGAAGCCAGTGGCGTAGCGCTGTCGCAGAGCGTCGGCGTGGGCAAGGGCACCGTCACCTTCGACGACTTCGAGCACGCCGATGCCATCTTCGTCTGGGGCCAGAACCCTGGCACCAACCACCCGCGCATGCTTGAACCGCTGCGCGAGGCGGTGCAGCGCGGAGCCCAGGTGGTGTGCATCAACCCCTTGAAGGAACGCGGCCTGGAACGCTTCCAGCATCCGCAACACCCGATCGAGATGCTCACCAACGGCGACCGTCCGACCAATACCGCGTATTTCCGCCCAGCCTTGGGCGGCGACATGGCGATGATGCGCGGCATGGCCAAGTTCCTCCTGCAGTGGGAGCGCGAAGCCCAGGCCCAGCAGGCGCCGTCGGTGTTCGACCACGACTTCCTCAACGAGCACACCGGTGGCGTGCTCGACTACCTCGCTTCGATCGACGACACGCCTTGGGAACAGATCGTCGAGCAGTCCGGCCTGCCAATGGGCGAGATCGAACTGGCCGCGAAGATGTACCTCAAGGCCAACAACGTGATCATGTGCTGGGCCATGGGCATCACCCAGCACCGCCACTCGGTGGCAACCATTCAGGAAATCGCCAACCTGATGCTGCTGCGCGGCAATATCGGCCGCCCGGGCGCCGGCCTGTGCCCGGTGCGTGGCCACAGTAACGTGCAGGGCGACCGCACCATGGGCATCAACGAACGCCCGCCGGTGTTCCTGCTCGACGCGCTGGAAAAACGCTTCCAGTTCAAGGTGCCGCGCAGCAACGGCCACAACGTGGTCGAGGCCATTCACGCCATGCTCGACGGCCGCGCCAAGGTGTTCATCGGGCTGGGCGGCAACTTCGCCCAGGCCACTCCGGACAGCCCTCGTACCGCCGAGGCCCTGCGCAACTGCGCCCTGACCGTGCAGATCAGCACCAAGCTCAACCGAAGCCATCTGATGCACGGCAAGGACGCGCTGATTCTGCCGTGTCTGGGCCGCACCGACATCGACCTGCAGGCCGAGGGCCCCCAGGCCGTCACCGTGGAAGACTCCTTCAGCATGGTCCACGCCTCCAACGGCCAGCTGCAGCCGCTGTCGCGGGAAATGCGCTCGGAGCCGGCGATCATCGCGGGCATCGCCGCTGCCACCCTAGGCAACCACCCGGTGGACTGGAACTGGCTGATCGCCGATTACCGGCGCATCCGCGACCTGATCGCCGACACCCTGCCCGGCTTCAAGGACTTCAACCAGCGCCTGGAGCACCCGGGCGGCTTCTACCTGGGCAACAGCGCCGCCGAACGTCGCTGGAACACCGCCAGCGCGCGAGCCAACTTCAAGGCCAACCTGCTGCCGATGGACCTGGTCAACGAACGCGTGCGCGCCACCGGCCAGGTACCGGACCTGATCCTGCAGTCGATGCGTTCCCACGACCAGTACA includes these proteins:
- a CDS encoding FdhF/YdeP family oxidoreductase, yielding MSNHNQADKTPTPRYKPYKGAAGGWGALISVTQAWLTSDNALKNIRTMLKTNQNGGFDCPGCAWGDSPESGMVKFCENGAKAVNWEATKRRVDAAFFAKHSVTALLEQSDYWLEYQGRLTEPMVYDAVSDRYQPISWDNAFKLIARHLTSLTTPDQAEFYTSGRASNEAAYLYQLFVRAYGTNNFPDCSNMCHEASGVALSQSVGVGKGTVTFDDFEHADAIFVWGQNPGTNHPRMLEPLREAVQRGAQVVCINPLKERGLERFQHPQHPIEMLTNGDRPTNTAYFRPALGGDMAMMRGMAKFLLQWEREAQAQQAPSVFDHDFLNEHTGGVLDYLASIDDTPWEQIVEQSGLPMGEIELAAKMYLKANNVIMCWAMGITQHRHSVATIQEIANLMLLRGNIGRPGAGLCPVRGHSNVQGDRTMGINERPPVFLLDALEKRFQFKVPRSNGHNVVEAIHAMLDGRAKVFIGLGGNFAQATPDSPRTAEALRNCALTVQISTKLNRSHLMHGKDALILPCLGRTDIDLQAEGPQAVTVEDSFSMVHASNGQLQPLSREMRSEPAIIAGIAAATLGNHPVDWNWLIADYRRIRDLIADTLPGFKDFNQRLEHPGGFYLGNSAAERRWNTASARANFKANLLPMDLVNERVRATGQVPDLILQSMRSHDQYNTTIYGLDDRYRGVRGQREVVFVNEADIIRLGFQPGQKADLIAIWDDGRERRVNGFTLLAFDIPAGQAAAYYPEVNPLVPLESVGAGSHTPTSKFVAIRLERSAQSNRIA
- the fdhD gene encoding formate dehydrogenase accessory sulfurtransferase FdhD, which translates into the protein MHQTPAGAVPAPAPTAPAASQTYSYSHLADNLTDSTALAEEVALAIAYNGISQAVMLVSPTDLEDFIVGFSIASGIIASVDEIYDIKLSGCGSAQQAEVEIASRAFWNLKDQRRQMAGTSGCGLCGVEAVEQALPELAALQPAPLPPIRWLQGLRQRIGDFQPLGRHCGAVHAALFMNDQGELLLGREDIGRHNALDKLIGALIRQDIATAGGLAVVTSRCSLELIQKVLRAGIHTLVSLSAPTGLALQWARRHNLNLIHLPQHSEPRVYSPAMENQA
- a CDS encoding LysR family transcriptional regulator; protein product: MDIKQLKFLIALDETRHFGQAAARCNITQPTLSMRLRNLEEELQLPLVNRGQRFEGFTAPGERVLAWARTVLAAYDGLQAEAAACRGNLVGTLRLGVVPLSSFDPLPLLRKLHELHPNLTFELSSLSSEQILEQLASNRIDLGVSFLDRLDAERFDTLALEDTRMGLLFDQRFFEFGEQPLSWPALVELPLAMLTVGMHFRQSIDHNFHSRGLHPRPLLQTDAVHQLLQAVHGGLCCAIMPLDGNHAAITEHLRLQPIEQAHTLAPLGLIMRRQAPRSALAEACFALQQQWQTP